One segment of Rhipicephalus sanguineus isolate Rsan-2018 chromosome 6, BIME_Rsan_1.4, whole genome shotgun sequence DNA contains the following:
- the LOC119396766 gene encoding neprilysin-1 produces MPSAEPRHASGRTARSSFAGRSTSLGKSQQTSSSQRSPKGHAHRSLPLPGEPSSSSPASVKQPPCQRQCCVPSTSRCQRPREEPPQFNRWPDEATRSAATASGGGMFSDSSLVRNRAGPKLAVTSRRRQSEPSPSRPPPQPPPPATHPYPQPRQQPPAHQQPPQQVQAPRQAPPPPPPAQTIQPLSQSRSGTIFAFTVAAFVLLCSGAISAYYVWYSHGEFARQRTTELNRFGVAVQGPRTETPVEVQPPILAVPSALDGEQPPAPQQQPETTTATSTKREMYFGTPLGRRRALKLRPEDDTTSELASRRRRCLTRFCQERTDAVLSALNWTIDPCTDFEAFTCSRWQAPAPAEALLAEQLERELYLSLSSKLKPEVWRVEGLLEECLRSPLPQASRLQLRSLLRDMGLYGWPFRADAQSRGDVWKAAALLFRHLSLTPLLGIAVAPHPRNASQPLVALDEPDMLPDAAHALDAAFKHYTPGRYVELAERVSDFSSRLSQIVTGRRAARLSTLRIHASFAPFLALALGDLVKLQERTPLLLRCERFVRALKALLHATRNRDLLNYLGYRALVYVSPLLTEEARPLAAARMLQITGRRRYGWPRWRRCVRLAERAAPELMAYALARAVQLDRIAGLRFARDLAAAVNESLGAFTWLAEADRRNARTLLGALDVQVFYPAWIGNTTLREAYDSLFPEVTRGNVLQTYRDFMRKLTERRLAAQLGAGGGTDGSSEKSGGKGGATALMDGPLSAPWPWSALDVRAGLDADALRVFVPPAIVNGSTHGGDAWLAAQLPAQGPRLAQALLEALHERAHPAARYHWSLNTSVQAAQLERCLQPAGGLVVRLSLEPSQALFTRYVSTVRAQGIQDAAFLSPGNVTSERLFYVLFAMGGCGDTGDAKGRVNAALRETPQFAAAWDCRVRSPMAPRQQCLPPRETTPSS; encoded by the exons ATGCCATCGGCAGAGCCCAGGCATGCCTCCGGCCGCACTGCTCGCTCAAGCTTCGCCGGACGATCAACTTCTCTGGGCAAAAGCCAGCAGACCTCTTCGTCGCAGAGGTCTCCCAAGGGTCACGCTCACCGCTCCTTGCCGCTGCCCGGAGAACCGTCGAGCTCGAGCCCCGCTTCCGTCAAGCAGCCGCCGTGCCAGCGCCAATGCTGCGTCCCGAGCACATCTAGGTGCCAGCGACCTCGCGAAGAGCCGCCGCAGTTCAACCGATGGCCGGATGAGGCCACTCGTTCGGCGGCCACGGCGAGTGGCGGAGGCATGTTTAGCGACAGCTCCCTCGTGCGCAACAGAGCCGGGCCCAAGTTGGCCGTCACGTCGCGACGGCGCCAGTCCGAACCCAGCCCCAGCAgaccgccgccgcagccaccGCCACCGGCAACACACCCCTATCCTCAACCGCGTCAACAGCCCCCGGCACATCAACAACCGCCGCAGCAAGTTCAGGCACCGCGACAAGCaccgcctccgccgccgccggctcAGACGATACAGCCTTTATCACAGAGCCGCTCGGGAACCATATTCGCCTTCACCGTCGCCGCTTTCGTGCTGCTCTGCAGCGGCGCCATCAGCGCCTACTACGTGTGGTACAGCCACGGAGAGTTCGCCAGGCAGCGCACGACGGAGCTCAACAGGTTCGGCGTAGCGGTGCAGGGGCCGCGAACGGAGACGCCGGTGGAAGTGCAACCGCCCATTCTCGCAGTACCGTCCGCACTCGACGGCGAGCAGCCGCCGGCGCCTCAGCAGCAGCCCGAGACGACCACCGCGACGTCGACTAAGCGCGAGATGTACTTCGGCACGCCGCTGGGTCGTCGGCGCGCTCTCAAGTTGCGCCCCGAAGACGACACGACGTCGGAGTTGGCGAGCCGGCGGCGCCGCTGTCTGACGCGCTTCTGCCAGGAGCGCACCGACGCGGTGCTCTCGGCGCTCAACTGGACCATCGACCCGTGCACAGACTTCGAAGCGTTCACttgctcgaggtggcaggcgcCGGCGCCAGCCGAGGCCCTCCTGGCCGAACAATTGGAGCGCGAGCTGTACCTATCGCTTTCGAGCAAACTCAAGCCGGAGGTGTGGCGCGTCGAAGGCCTGCTCGAAGAGTGCCTTCGCAGTCCGCTGCCACAGGCGTCGCGGCTTCAGCTGCGATCTCTGTTGCGCGACATGGGTCTGTACGGCTGGCCCTTTCGCGCCGACGCCCAGAGTCGTGGAGACGTGTGGAAGGCCGCTGCTCTGCTTTTCCGCCACCTGTCCCTGACGCCGCTGCTCGGGATCGCCGTGGCGCCGCACCCGCGCAACGCCTCGCAGCCGCTCGTGGCGCTGGACGAGCCGGACATGCTGCCGGACGCAGCGCACGCGCTGGACGCCGCTTTCAAACACTACACGCCAGGACGCTACGTGGAGCTCGCCGAGCGTGTCAGCGACTTCTCGTCGCGGCTGTCGCAGATCGTGACGGGACGGCGCGCGGCACGCCTGAGCACGCTGCGAATCCACGCGTCTTTCGCGCCTTTCCTGGCGCTCGCTCTGGGCGACTTGGTGAAGCTGCAGGAGCGCACGCCgttgctgctgcgttgcgagcgaTTCGTGCGCGCCCTGAAGGCGCTGCTGCACGCGACACGCAACCGGGACCTGCTGAACTACCTGGGCTACCGGGCGCTCGTCTACGTCTCGCCGTTGCTCACCGAGGAGGCGCGACCGCTGGCGGCAGCGCGAATGCTGCAGATCACGGGACGTCGCCGCTACGGCTGGCCACGCTGGCGCCGCTGCGTGCGACTCGCCGAGCGCGCCGCACCCGAGCTGATGGCGTACGCGCTGGCCCGAGCCGTCCAACTGGACCGAATAGCCGGGCTGCGGTTCGCTCGAGACCTGGCCGCGGCCGTGAACGAATCACTGGGTGCCTTCACCTGGCTCGCGGAGGCTGACCGCCGCAACGCGCGGACTCTTCTCGGTGCGCTGGACGTACAg GTGTTCTACCCGGCCTGGATCGGCAACACGACGCTGCGCGAGGCCTACGATTCACTATTCCCCGAGGTGACGCGAGGAAACGTGCTGCAGACCTACAGGGACTTCATGCGCAA GTTGACGGAACGTCGGCTAGCGGCACAGCTGGGGGCCGGAGGCGGCACCGACGGTTCCTCCGAAAAAAGCGGCGGCAAAGGCGGTGCCACTGCGCTGATGGACGGTCCGCTCAGCGCCCCGTGGCCCTGGTCGGCACTGGACGTGCGCGCGGGTCTGGATGCGGACGCGCTCAGAGTGTTCGTGCCGCCCGCTATCGTTAACGGCAGCACACACGGTGGAGACGCTTGGCTGGCCGCCCAGTTACCCGCACAGGGCCCGAGGCTGGCGCAGGCCCTACTGGAGGCGCTGCACGAACGTGCGCACCCTGCGGCGCGCTACCATTGGTCGCTCAACACCAGCGTTCAG GCTGCCCAGTTGGAGCGGTGCTTGCAGCCCGCCGGCGGCCTGGTGGTGCGACTGTCTCTGGAGCCCTCGCAGGCACTGTTCACCCGCTACGTGTCCACGGTGCGCGCTCAGGGCATCCAGGACGCCGCCTTCCTGTCGCCGGGCAACGTCACCTCGGAGCGGCTCTTCTACGTGCTGTTCGCCATGGGCGGATGCGGAGACACCGGCGACGCAAAGGGACGCGTCAACGCGGCGCTGCGCGAGACGCCGCAGTTCGCGGCCGCCTGGGACTGCCGCGTTCGCAGCCCCATGGCGCCCCGACAACAGTGCCTGCCGCCCCGCGAGACGACGCCTTCTTCGTGA